The proteins below come from a single Sorghum bicolor cultivar BTx623 chromosome 4, Sorghum_bicolor_NCBIv3, whole genome shotgun sequence genomic window:
- the LOC8059604 gene encoding inositol polyphosphate multikinase IPK2, which yields MISRFPNLLLKYCGAAASPRSHRFLHRQLSPPLALTMSDLRPPEHQVAGHRASANKLGPLVDGSGLFYKPLQAGDRGEQELAFYEAFSAHAAVPARIRDTFFPRFHGTRLLPTEARPGEPHPHLVLDDLLAGLEAPCVADIKIGAVTWPPSSPEPYVAKCLAKDRGTTSVLLGFRVSGVRVVGPGGAVWRTERPEVKALDTAGVRRVLRRYVSSEGMDCALAAAVYGGKGGVLSQLRELKAWFEEQTLFHFYSASILLGYDASAAAATGGEGGVRVKLVDFAHVAEGDGVIDHNFLGGLCSLIKFISDIVPETPQTLPLGPS from the coding sequence ATGATCTCGAGATTCCCAAACCTCCTTCTTAAGTACTGCGGCGCCGCCGCAAGCCCACGAAGCCACCGCTTCCTCCATCGCCAACTGTCGCCCCCTCTCGCCCTCACCAtgtccgacctccgcccgccggAGCACCAAGTCGCCGGCCACCGCGCCTCCGCCAACAAGCTGGGTCCGCTCGTCGACGGCTCCGGCCTCTTCTACAAGCCGCTCCAGGCCGGGGACCGCGGGGAGCAAGAGCTCGCCTTCTACGAGGCGTTCTCCGCGCACGCCGCCGTCCCGGCCCGCATCCGGGACACCTTCTTCCCGCGGTTCCACGGCACGCGGCTCCTCCCCACCGAGGCGCGGCCCGGGGAGCCGCATCCGCACCTCGTCCTCGACGACCTCCTCgcggggctcgaggcgccctGCGTCGCCGACATCAAGATCGGCGCCGTCACGTGGccgccgagctcgccggagccctACGTCGCCAAGTGCCTCGCCAAGGACCGCGGGACCACGAGCGTTCTGCTCGGATTCCGCGTCTCCGGCGTCCGGGTCGTCGGCCCCGGGGGCGCCGTGTGGCGCACGGAGCGCCCGGAGGTGAAGGCCCTGGACACCGCCGGCGTCCGCCGCGTGCTCCGGCGCTACGTGTCATCCGAGGGGATGGACTGCGCGCTCGCCGCGGCGGTGTACGGCGGCAAAGGGGGAGTCTTGTCACAGCTGCGCGAGCTCAAGGCGTGGTTCGAGGAGCAGACTCTGTTCCACTTCTACTCGGCGTCGATTCTTCTGGGCTATGATGCTAGTGCAGCTGCAGCAACCGGAGGTGAGGGTGGGGTGAGGGTGAAGCTGGTGGACTTTGCCCATGTGGCCGAGGGTGATGGGGTGATTGACCACAACTTCCTCGGCGGGCTCTGCTCGCTGATCAAGTTCATATCTGACATTGTTCCAGAGACCCCTCAGACGCTGCCTTTGGGTCCTTCTTAA